From the Gasterosteus aculeatus chromosome 13, fGasAcu3.hap1.1, whole genome shotgun sequence genome, one window contains:
- the susd1 gene encoding sushi domain-containing protein 1 isoform X4: MDGRNRAMIAALLLCVLAEFPAKGHILDVCATCHADATCDDKPDGPGKVCNCKYGFVGNGRTFCQDKDECQIGASKICGQHTTCHNTYGSYYCTCLAGFSPSNNLTVFIPNDGTHCQDDDECRIAGVCGEGARCRNLEGSFDCSCQLGYQVHNGLEPFNPHSDNASCRVVDCGKLATVEDTVLLSVTGTTYSSVATFVCEDGFIWRSGGNSSVCGADGVWKGPNMVCEEVDCGPPPPLPHSHAVWSQSSRMGTEVVYQCNSGFHNVGTGDVSTCTSAGQWEGPSMLCQDDDECRIAGVCGEGARCRNLEGSFDCSCQLGYQVHNGLEPFNPHSDNASCRVVDCGKLATVEDTVLLSVTGTTYSSVATFVCEDGFIWRSGGNSSVCGADGVWKGPNMVCEEVDCGPPPPLPHSHAVWSQSSRMGTEVVYQCNSGFHNVGTGDVSTCTSAGQWEGPSMLCQEIVCGSPPIIESTEQVWDGHSTPGSTVLYVCKEGFYYKDGLNISMCNENGQWTPPTLTCQDILCGDPPVLPHTGHIWNGSSSPGSVVTYYCKIGFYPSDGNNMSLCSINGYWTKTNFSCKEVDCGVPPPIPNSVPLWDDISTLGSQVVYECNSGYRRVGKGNISVCTASGDWDGASLLCQEISCGPPLTLPHTNLRWDGTSRPGGVVLYECRDGFYQMSGNNISTCLLSGQWEEVSVKCKAKCGPAPFPPKSEVMWHNRSIVIHRCVDGYHSWRGSHISVCGSSGVWQTATLRCRETKPPVNHLSVLNEKCLRWRAAKYEEDKEVYQVTYEGSREYQRSFHDRGKQRLSSTADQLELCLNLLPVTNYSISITALSSRFTATISTNTSLTVPPAPVVYYSEFETPVPTLRLRRSPDTLDPISLYQVFVLPVEGIVMFDCSSPASSDISRKIKSSAEYITAQIDVGHLGREMNFTVGDGLYYGGFFNAPLQNGRNYYVIVRAVSQWKSALKSVCVLWAKVRGTSYVLRVSSLSAAASVGLVAVVILGGYCFTWCERWFFKRTRHS, encoded by the exons AGATCTGTGGGCAGCACACCACCTGCCACAACACCTATGGCAGCTACTACTGTACCTGCTTGGCCGGCTTCAGCCCATCTAACAACCTGACCGTCTTCATCCCAAATGATGGAACCCACTGCCAGG ACGATGACGAGTGCAGGATCGCGGGCGTGTGTGGAGAAGGCGCTCGATGCAGGAACCTCGAGGGCAGTTTTGACTGCAGCTGCCAGCTGGGATATCAAGTCCACAACGGACTGGAGCCCTTCAACCCTCACAGCGACAACGCTTCCTGTCGAG TGGTCGACTGCGGCAAGCTGGCCACAGTGGAGGACACGGTGCTGCTGTCAGTCACAGGCACCACTTACAGCAGCGTGGCCACGTTTGTCTGTGAGGACGGCTTTATCTGGAGGAGCGGCGGCAACAGCTCTGTGTGCGGAGCTGATGGTGTGTGGAAAGGCCCCAACATGGTCTGTGAAG AGGTCGACTGcggccctccccctcccctccctcactcccaCGCCGTGTGGAGCCAGAGCTCCAGAATGGGCACCGAGGTGGTTTATCAGTGTAACTCTGGATTTCATAATGTTGGAACGGGCGATGTGTCCACCTGTACTTCTGCTGGACAGTGGGAGGGACCGTCCATGCTCTGTCAAG ACGATGACGAGTGCAGGATCGCGGGCGTGTGTGGAGAAGGCGCTCGATGCAGGAACCTCGAGGGCAGTTTTGACTGCAGCTGCCAGCTGGGATATCAAGTCCACAACGGACTGGAGCCCTTCAACCCTCACAGCGACAACGCTTCCTGTCGAG TGGTCGACTGCGGCAAGCTGGCCACAGTGGAGGACACGGTGCTGCTGTCAGTCACAGGCACCACTTACAGCAGCGTGGCCACGTTTGTCTGTGAGGACGGCTTTATCTGGAGGAGCGGCGGCAACAGCTCTGTGTGCGGAGCTGATGGTGTGTGGAAAGGCCCCAACATGGTCTGTGAAG AGGTCGACTGcggccctccccctcccctccctcactcccaCGCCGTGTGGAGCCAGAGCTCCAGAATGGGCACCGAGGTGGTTTATCAGTGTAACTCTGGATTTCATAATGTTGGAACGGGCGATGTGTCCACCTGTACTTCTGCTGGACAGTGGGAGGGACCGTCCATGCTCTGTCAAG aGATTGTGTGTGGAAGTCCTCCAATAATTGAATCCACCGAGCAGGTGTGGGACGGACACTCAACCCCTGGCAGCACTGTGCTCTATGTTTGTAAAGAGGGCTTTTATTACAAGGACGGACTTAATATATCGATGTGTAATGAAAACGGTCAGTGGACCCCACCAACTCTGACGTGTCAAG ACATATTGTGTGGGGATCCACCTGTACTGCCTCACACTGGACACATATGGAATGGCAGCTCCAGCCCTGGAAGCGTAGTGACTTACTACTGTAAAATAGGGTTTTATCCCAGTGATGGAAATAACATGTCATTGTGCTCAATAAATGGTTActggacaaaaacaaacttctcatgcaaag AAGTTGACTGCGGTGTGCCCCCACCCATCCCAAATTCTGTCCCGCTGTGGGATGACATCTCCACATTGGGCTCTCAGGTTGTTTATGAGTGTAACTCTGGATATCGCCGTGTTGGAAAAGGAAATATATCCGTTTGTACTGCCAGTGGAGATTGGGACGGAGCCTCTCTGCTCTGTCAAG AAATAAGCTGTGGCCCGCCACTAACCCTCCCCCATACTAACCTTCGTTGGGACGGCACCAGTAGGCCGGGAGGTGTGGTGCTGTATGAGTGCAGGGATGGATTTTACCAGATGAGTGGAAACAATATTTCAACATGTTTACTATCGGGACAGTGGGAGGAAGTATCTGTAAAGTGCAAAG CTAAATGTGGCCCGGCTCCCTTCCCTCCCAAATCAGAGGTGATGTGGCATAACAGAAGCATTGTGATCCACCGCTGTGTGGACGGGTACCACAGCTGGAGGGGCAGCCACATCTCTGTGTGCGGCAGCTCTGGGGTGTGGCAGACAGCTACGCTGAGATGCAGAG AAACAaagccacctgtcaatcacctaTCTGTCCTCAATGAAAAATGTCTGCGTTGGAGAGCAGCGAAGTATGAGGAGGACAAAGAAGTGTACCAG GTGACATACGAAGGATCCAGAGAGTACCAGAGGTCCTTTCATGACAGAGGGAAGCAGCGTCTGAGCTCTACGGCCGACCAGCTGGAGCTCTGTCTGAACCTGCTCCCAGTCACAAACTACAGCATCTCCATCACTGCGCTGTCCTCCAGATTCACTGCCACCATCTCCACTAACACCAGTTTAACAG TGCCTCCAGCACCAGTGGTCTACTACAGTGAGTTTGAGACCCCCGTACCGACTTTGAGGCTACGCAGATCACCCGACACACTGGACCCAATCAG TCTGTACCAGGTGTTTGTGCTTCCTGTGGAGGGGATTGTGATGTTCGACTGTTCCTCTCCTGCGAGCTCAGACATCTCGAGAAAAATAAAGTCCTCAGCAGAGTACATCACGGCCCAGATTGATGTGGGACATCTCGGGAGAGAGATGAACTTTACCGTAGGAGACGGACTCTACTATGGAGGCTTCTTTAATGCACCACTGCAAAATGGCAGAAACTATTATGTCATCGTCCGGGCTGTCAGTCAATGGAAATCG gctttaaaaagtgtgtgtgtcctgtgggCCAAAGTAAGAG GTACATCATACGTTCTGAGGGTCTCATCTCTATCTGCTGCTGCATCAGTAGGACTGGTTGCCGTGGTCATTTTGGGTGGATACTGTTTCACATGGTGTGAAAGATG GTTTTTCAAGAGGACGCGACACTCATAA